Within Quercus lobata isolate SW786 chromosome 5, ValleyOak3.0 Primary Assembly, whole genome shotgun sequence, the genomic segment ATCCTTGCTCATATGTCCAAGTGCTGGccctcggaattttcttgtaaaGTGGGAATTGTTTCTTGTGCTGGATAGGGGTTATTCATGGAAACAAGCATCAATTAGAAGTAATACCACCACCACAGCGAGAAGGAAATGAAGGGAAGAGAATTTAAAAACATACTTTGTCTAAGACAGAGGAGGATGGACAAAGATAAATAAAGTACTTCTTGAAGGAAATAAACTAAACACCGAAGAGTGAGACATGATTGACATGAGACAGTACTGAAGTCACAATAAACCAATAAGAAATTCAGTTCACTTCCAAGACTGTTCTTCTGGATATAGATATTGTGTAATGGTTACCTAATCCAACTAATGAAGTCAAAGTATTCACAATATCTTGATCCCTAAGGGCAGTCGCTTCCCATGCTTTGCACTCTTCCATATTGAAAAGCACTTCCGGGTCTGAGACAAAGAACAAGCATTAGATATTGACTTAGAAACTTGAGAAAGCAAGTACTACTACCTAATCCTATAACATTAAGACTAGATGATTGGCAAGAATAGAATTTTAGCTATGAGGGCTTCCCacattcttctaaaaaaattatttctttggaaaaaaaaaagagattttaagCATTCAAATCATAGATGGATGGCTAAAGAACCAGGCTATTTGTACACACAGTCTTCTGTATGATGTTTAGATTAAATGTGGGCGAATTACAATGGAACATTTTTGCATGATGTTCTTGAATGAGACCAAAACATTCCTGGGCCCATAAAGGTTGGAAACTTGGATTATAAAGCAAATGTAACAACATCAAAAATACCTGTAGGTGGATTAGAATTGAGGAGCAGAATATGACTTCCTTCTATTTGCACaatcaaaaatatttaattgatatttttgcagaaataaacaaagaagaGTTACCTCTGAATGTTAGTCCGAACCAAACTTGGTGCTTAGGATGTGAAAAATCTTGTGCCCATCTTCCCTTGTCCCTCTTTTGCAATGTTGCTAAAGAATTGGACTTCGAAGAACCTCAAATTTCTTTAATGGTGTAGTACGAAGAAAGCTTGGTAGCGACAATTGCAAATTGTCATTTTTCCCATGCTAActtgtaaaacaaaaaacattattttattctccCACTGACTGAAGCTCTCTTCTCAACactctctctttcatttctctGTCTTCTCTTTTCGCTCTTCCTTTTGTTCTATAGCTGCTCTCTCCTCTCCTCAAACCCAAACCTCCAtttttctcaaacccaaaaccccgtgtggtggtggtggtagcgGCAGAGGTAAGCGTGGATCCTCCAATACGACGTCGTCTTCCCTGTAGCGGCGGCCTGGGTTGTGTGGCAGTGGTGGCGAAGTGGGTCTGGGTCGGTGGTCTGTGGTGGGTTGATCTGTGATGTGTCACGGCGGTGGCAGTGGATGTGGGTATTCGGTGGTAGTGGGTAGTGGGATTTTGGGTCAGTCCTTGCACGGCGGCGGCATGGTGggagtgggttttgggtcaGTCCTTGCACAAAGACTCATTTCTGGTGGTGGTTTCTATGGTGGTGCTGTGGAGTTTGGGTTTTGGTGTTAGATTTGTTGTGATTTGCTTGTTTGATTTGGGTGATTTTGGTATGgattttttgttgtgattttgctGGGGTGCAGGTGGTGCAGCAGTGGTGTTGTTGATGGTGGTGATGACAGCTTGTGAGATCGGCGTGGGGTTGATGGTCTAGTagtttttgggatgggttttggcCGTGGGTATGGGTTGTTTTGGCCGTAGGTATGGGTGGCGATGGGTATGGTTGGTCAGGTTCATGGTGGTGGGTATGGGTTTGCTAGAGGttgaggaaaaaagagaggaaaagggaaagaaaaagagaaatagtaaaaaaggattaaaaaaagaatatttaaataaaatggaaaaaaaatagagttttgtaaggttggaaatattgtaaaatgatattgtataattaataaagtaattttttaagatggtaaaataggatagaaTGGCATTTTGggttgtgaatgctctaaataTGGCAACTCAGAGAGGCAAAGGTCCTATCTAGTAACATTGttctagtaatattgtttgtattttttagaaatatatgtgagtgaaaaagtgtataaaaatacgtgtgtaatattgtttaaaaaggGAAAAGTATTCCTCAAAATCTCATACCAAACGGCCCCAaagcttttttttaatttgattagagACATAATCCAATTAAGCTACTCTCTAGTGCCATggtaataaaaaatacataaacttTCCAAGTCTGAAGGTGCTTCCAAGGCATTCAAAACTACGTCATCCTTTATTCTTCTACTaattgtatctctcaaaatatcaaatttgacAAACCATGGTTCCAAACTACAGAGGTATATCTTCATCTTGAGTTGTGCATCTTCAGCATCAGATACATCTATCATGTTTCCCAACCTGTATATTCGAAGAGTCCCTCATAGGTGATTCAACTTTTTTAATTCTCCAAGCTTACATccttctctttgatttttaccACCTATGTTGAAATCACATAATGTTCGGAGAGAAATCAATTTCTCAAACCCTTTTGGAAATATTGGACATTTCTGACAAGAAAAtctatttaaactttttttttttttttgatacagaAAATCCAATAAAACTAAGATGTCTTAAGTCAATTAGCTTACCTATCCCTTACTGTAATTTCTTGAGATTGCAACAATACTTGATACACAAAGTTTGTAAATTATTGAGATTGCATATGGTTTCAAGCAATTCTTCTAATTGAACGTAATTAGACATAAGGAGACACCTTAAATGTATCAAATTTTCTATTGCATCCGGAAGTTTATTAATTGGACAATCCAAAATTAATGTCCGTAACCATCTAAAGTGTTGGAGTAAATCAGATAGGAGCTTGTCAAAGATATAATCCCTTTCAtcagaaagaagaaagagagtgtGCAGATTTTTTGCTTGGTAGACAAGTTCAAGACTTCGTGTTCCTATTGgaatttttaaacacaaattGTGAGCACTTTTACAATCTATATCCAATTCTTTGTCACAATTGATTTGAAAGCATTCATTTGTTGTTATTGATTGGGCAAAGTCATGCACTATATTATGCATTTTGAAACCTATTATCTTTCCATCATCGCCATCTTTCTCGAATTCTTGAAAGAAGGAGCGTAGGGCTAAATTTTCAAAGTATTCTTCTCCTATGATTTCCATCTCCATATCTATGTTTGACTTGATATATCCTTGTGCCATCCACTGGAAGACCAATTCATCTCTAGAAAAGAGAATCTTTTGGAAATAAAGAGCAATATAAGAAACAACGTTTCATCACTAAGGGCAATTCATAATAACTCAATAACAATGGTGCTAAAATAAAGCTTTCTAATTCCCACAAATTACCATCCAAAAATTTCTTCCATTGTACTAAATCTCTCTTCTTGTGCATGAGACTACCTAGAGACTTTGCAGTGAGTGCTAAGCCTTTGCACTTAATTGCTAATTTTCTACCAAGATCTTCTAGACTCTTACGTTCATCCTCAttagaaaattctattttactaaaaatcaaCCAGCAGTCATCATGAGACAACAgcccaaaatttataatgagGGAACTCCCCATCACTTCCACAACATTTTCTTTACATGTGGTGACTAGAATTTTACTACCTTGGGCACCATTTTCAAGAGCAGATTTGAATGGCTCCCACATTGTGGAGTCTTCACTCCATACATCATTTAAGACAAGGAGGAACCTATTTCCCCTAATCAAATCACTAGGTTTACGCAATAGTGTTTACAATTCAATAATATTGTTGGGGGATTCAAGGTCAAGCTCTAGACACATTGCTTTGGCAACCCTACACTGATCAAAATTGttcaaaaacacaaacccacattcGTTTCTCAAAGTAGAGTTGCACCTTAGGATCATTGTAGGTTAGTTGGGCAAGGGTCGTTTTTCCAATACCACTCATGCCCACTAGAGAGATGACACGAGGATTTCCTTCCTCTTGATGACCCTCATCTAATAGGTCACTCAGTAGGTCATCTCTTTGCTTATGATGGCCAATTATTTCAAAGATATTAACAAAGGAAGTAGTTTTTGGTCGCTCAACTACGAAAAGTTGGCTAGTCGAGTCAAGCCTGtgagtttttagaccccttaaaatacaattggattaatctagttaattagccaagttattacttagtccaaattccagttctaggttatcacaatcaaacaatcatatcatgcatagcagtggaaatataaataacacaatgatatgatgacccaggaaaccaaactgatAAAAAcatggggaggatttaacctaactatcctcaaagtaaacctgaatccactatgaaagaattgaagttttacaataggacttagaccgctaacatcctattgctacccaccagtagaaacttactaacacgaccacatgcaagcttcgagaccacggactccttctttcttggattctccagcaagtacaagcacacccacttgtgtttctttaagctttttagtgcagcaactgaatgatcatcaagctcttaatcaaatctccttcttgataatcctaagcatgtgtgaaggcaaccacctctagatctcacaagagattcacacacagaGCAAATAGAGCAACAtgtaaaacgtggctagggtttgccttttgtacctaaggcaaaacataaaatcctaaacgttttaataagctagggctgagttggaattctgcagaaaaacgctTTTTGCctgagattcgatcgatcgagcctgttcTTCGATAGaacgagccaggccgaaatgcactaATACTTCTGCAacagctcgattccaactttacataaaagacataactttgagcaagtctaaacaagactaaacaacctgtttttatcatggtttgccaacaatacacattagagttctaaatacattagttcctaagtctttagaacctaacaaactccccatttggcaattcgtgacaaaacacaactaaaagctcaaagtttacaaagaaaaactctttacaaaaaaattgcCCATTATaacaaatccaatcctaactactatccatcagttgcaagtgtaaacagcagctcaattgaatcaacctgtatatttcctgaaacactaaacaaaatgcataaacgcatgtgtggaaaatacaagtaaataaaaTGAATTCTTGATTTCACTCAACAcgaaataaagacatatatcaatgaataactcataaatataaatcaataagcagtgaaacaagaaacatataaagcaataaatgtatctccccctatcatgaatagcccaacaaaaatacatcaagagccaaaacaaatacaaagtaaagcacctagatacaatctaatctCTATAAgctccaacaaacaaaaaactctCCCCCTGAGAACAAAAACCTCTACAAGTGTCCTAAATGTACTCCTCCTTTTTGTGACAGAATGCCAAAAagcaatcaaaatccatcatcaaaaggaggtggcgatGAGGATCATCAaaactgtgccaactctgcTTGCAAGGCatggatctcatcgagcacgtccaccaaaatctgtccataaGCCGCCTGAAcagtcaagacatgatccaacctacgtcgaatgtctgaatcatccgaagtagttgGTGGAGGAACAGCAGTAGCAGCACCAGACACCTCAGCCGTAgcagcacctgtagaagagggaggagggggtaCAGCACCAGAAGACTCACCTCTAGGACGCGTAGAGCCAACTCTTAAGTGAGTAGCCCTTTGCCTAAGGAAGGTTACACCTATGGGGGCTATAACATGTACGGGCTCACCAGCAGGAAAGTCAACTAAACtgagaaacaacaaaatcctatgaatgaaaataggatgaataagagCATGAGTTATgacagaactcctatgaacttcattcaaagaacgaagaaacagatgaggaaaactaatggacgcaccagaaacaaaggcgtacaaaaacacacatcgctcaagagggatggtgtgaaaatgagaaataggccacaaagaatgacacgctattctaaagaaaagataggtagTCTCAGTAAGCTCAGCGGATGTGATCCGAGGAttagaaccccactggatagaagacccagtgatgtatgacataacGTCATCAAGGGGTGGAGACTCCTCATAATGATAGACAGGCTCCCTAACgaccggaaccccaagagcttCAGCCACTATCctaggggtaatggtgaactcaacacctcatatccaactcctaacaagggtgttggaattaTAGATGTGATaagagagattcgagaagaactctctaatcagggcggtcgggggtggatggcCTACCTCCAACAAAGACAACCAGCCTCTACTCTCAAAGTTTGCCCTAATGGCAGGATCAACCTCATCTAACATAACAGAATGTTCAGCCCAAATCTTTCTCTTACTATTCAGCTTCTTGTAAACCTCTCTACTTTTGTCATTACGAAacaactcactcctagagggagactcagaggaagtggagggtgtcctatgagctctagtcttcctaggcatggtgctaggataaggacaaagacacaaagcataataaaagaaaaactaatggcagactgcaagttagcacaaaaaaaatatagaacaaaaaatctatatgatgcatgaacagttaaatgtcatgatgccatgctctaatgcagtgaaattacgttcaaattcacaaaattggcttgagcatagagtttctaacaaaaaccccaaaaattttagagaaccacttgttcaatttgaaaaaattgatcaattgatcatcacacaagATAGAATACAGTTTATAATGATCAAATACATCAATCCAACAAGccaattttatcaatttggacctaattgaacaaaatccccaattcggataaATACAAGctctagaattttcaatttctcacaaaaAACCAAATCGATCTAATTAAACATCATAGATCATGTTTATAACATCCTAGAACAAAAACTcattgatcaatttcagaaaaagtggcttgaatcattaaaaaccccaaatttgaaTAGGTCCGAAAACcccaacaaaatgcatgaataaatgcatgaaaacatgaaaataaaagcaaaatgaaGGGTATAAAGGACTTATCGGCTTAGAGAGAGGAAAACTTTGCCAAAAGACCGgaggaaaataacaaaaaattgatgatgAGCCTTGTCCAaatcggagagagagaaaagtttgaaaaacttttgaaaagtgAATTTGAACAAATCAAACtcagtttttaaaaaacctgattcatgattttcaattgatcaaaaatcagtttcgattgatcgaaacagacagaggctcctttaaatttttaaaaacaatttcgaTTTATCGAAAAACAGACTCAATCAATCGAAACAGATAGAGGCTcacaaaatttgagaaaaacaCAGTTTTGAAAAAAAGCACAACGCATTTTAGGAAcacctcaaagcattgaaattgatgaacaaaatccatgagtatgtgatgaaatGTTTTTCAAGAACAACAGCTTTaaacccagttttcccaaaattaagattttcaaacattttccataaGTTCTCAAGCATCAAATCTGTTTTGCATAAAAACTCAGAAAGTATTTGCAAACTCAATTGGTCAGACCAagaacacacacaataacatgtacaatgtttagcaacgagtaacttgtgtagtgtgtgcaactagcaaaagcttgagatacatgtgaggtgatatgtgaatagtaatcaACCACAAGgtttacaaaattcatcacatagagtttgaaagagactatcacttaaagagttacatcatataacttccacatctcctagatcataagcttgcaatcatgtaagtttcttgattttgcctcatattgtacacacaaattttaattgttcagaaacttattaaaatagctgggataatgtacacaccaattttagcatttatttgatttaactttaagtccaataatgtatacaccaattttaacatttaaactGAGACTACaccttatgatctttttgtgcATATGCTACACTTTCctgagcacaaaatcttacgatatgcattAAAGTGTTTAtaattggctagtgaacagtggtgagatagttatttatacctttttcaaaaggttcaagtccgacagtcaaagacatgtgacttcaagatcaagacaaaatgatcaaaaccataaacatctatCCCACataacatgcactacaaagcttcaactagaaaagtgcaataagtaagctcatcaaagctaaacaaagtacaaaagacatattatgtgaaaataaattgaccaaccttgttttcaaaactaagaaaatagtgcaaaacacaatttgctttctttttttttttttttttttttttaatttaaaaaaataaacaaaaacaacctagaatgaaatgcatgaatgctatgtaatgcaaatcctagaaataaagaaaaaaaaaaaaaaaacaatggtcacaaaaaatatagcaatgaagtacaaggaccatgtcagaaggactcaattagattgagccttttgcatccaaaactttttagatgcaccacgagcattagagttcttattcacatgagaaTGATTTCCAACTTCAGGATTGAAATAAAGGTTTAGAgcttttaccaattcaccaatgagtaccataggatTTTATACTTGAGGTTTAGAgcttttaccaattcaccaatgagtaccataggatcttatacttgaggcacaggtacttttggtttgtttgctctcttagcagcttgcaacttgTAATAGTTTagacgaatgtgtccagactttccacaaaaataacaaacccatgcaggcttatcatgtgactTTTCCTTAGAAAGGGTAGACtgcttaggtttagactctttcagttcaaccctaatcttcttaggaggtgtaacttctaagggtttgacaacctcactcacaaggagtttagaagaagatgaaggaacaaagataGTGGAATTGGGTGTAGACACATTGATGCTTTTTACAAAACCTAACCCAGTTTTGTCAGAatgagacttttgaacactaagcatatgatcaagtttggaactagTAGACCTATTAGTTTGTTCTGTAGCAACAAAAAGCtcatgttccaaattcttaactttatcaagtaagagcatgttctcagtcttcacattattcaaaagttcagtagcatcaaacaatttaacaagcaaatttttcttatcaaactcaagagatgcaattttcttcaagcctaattcaacattcatagcatcctttgtagcaactttgcaaagtttattgtaggcttcttgaagatctacatcctcagagagttccccatcagaaggggtCTCTTCAGCAGATACACTTTCATTGACTACAActgtagcagtgaaagcaataaagtttccatcctcatcacaaccaaactcatcatcagaaacttcaccatcactaaaggttacagccatagccttacccttagacttcaagtaagtaggacattcagatttcatgtgaccatacccttgacatccaaaacactgaggacCCATAGAACTAtttgaagattgacctactttttctctaggtttatcattgttgttaaccttagtgggatcattcttcctaaaatttctaggttcagcagtattcttatctcttgcccttctgttgttgtttctaaggaaattcctaaagttcttggcaaggtaagcaatctctgtagcagatagctcatcatcaaacccaccaacatcaacatcattAACTAACTTAAAagtcattgatttggatttactagtcttaggtaggtccaactcataggattgaagagatcctacaagttcatcaatagggatggagtccacatccttccTTTCAGTGATgacagtcactttgggtctaaaatcttcagtcaaagatttaagaatcttcctaacaattttaggttgatcatagatttcacccaagttatatGCAggattaacaatatcattaagtttagcatagaattcatcaaaagattcatcatcaaacatcctaatgctttcaaatttagaagttaattgttgcaatttattgattttaactgcctttgtgccttcatgcatagtctggaggatattccaagcagtatgagcaatctcaacattaaagattctcttaaattcttcCATAGAATCAacgttaaagatagcattcatagatTTGCTATTGAACGCgactgcttctttttgagatgTTTgtcactcactaacaggagtagtgggcttttCCCATTCGTATTCGACGaagttccagactctctcattAATTGATTTcaagaatgctttcatccttactttccaataagcataactattcccatcaaagtgaggaggaataacaagAGAATGTCCGTATTCCataacaacaggggtcaaggatcagcttagagatcaaaagatcaacaacaagaaaGCTACCTGATTTGATACCACTTGtgagtttttagacccctttaAACaaaattggattaacctagttaattagccaagttattacttagtccaaattccagttctaggttatcacaatcaaacaatcatatcttgcatagcagcggaaatataaataacacaatgatatgatgacctaggaaaccaaactggtaaaaacctgggaaagatttaacctagctatcctcaaggtaaacctgaatccactatgaaagaatcgaagttttacaattggACTTAGAccgctaacatcctattgctacctaccagtagaaacttactaacacgaccacatgcaagctttgagaccacggactccttctttcttggattctccagcaagtacaagcacacccgcttgtgtttctttaagttttttagtgcaacaactgaatgatcatcaagctctcaatcaaatctccttcttgataatcctaagcatgtgtaAAGGTaaccacctctagatctcacaagagattcatatATACAGCAAATAGAACAACAtgtaaaacgtggctagggtttgccttttatacatagggaaaaacataaaaccctaaacattttaatGAGCTAGGGCTGAGTtagaattctgcagaaaaacgctTTCTGCCcaagattcgatcgatcgagtctgttcttcgatcgatcgagccaggccgaaatgcactaATACTTCTGCAacagctcgattccaactttacatcaaagacacaactttgagcaagactaaacaacctgttttgatcatggtttgccaacaatacacattagagttctaaatacattagttcctaagtctttagaacctaacaaagcCTATACTTCACTATGCTTTTGGCAATCATATTTAAtgtttcattaagttttttaatcttgtgACCAATGTCATAACGTAGAGGAAGGTTTCTAACATGACGGCAACAAAGTGATGGGGAGGGAAAGAAGGAGCATATCGACATGTTCATAGCTGGAGTATTATCAGCTTTCTCAATCTTTGATTTGATCCTTGTAGTGTCCCACTTGTCCAACACGTCATCCATCTCGTAGTATGCATTTTTGAGCTGCTCTACCCAATGCTTCTCAGTACGCTGCTTCACTTGCCTTTCCTTGGCATCGTCCAGCATATCCTGGATGATTCCCAGATTGTCTTTAAGCTTTTTGACTTCTTTATCAACACCAACAATTAAGTTTATCTCTTGTATTGACTGCTGAGCAGCGAAGGAACCCAACTGCTTCAAGAGATCATAAACTATTGTGTCAGCCATACTTGGAGACGGAAGTTTGGTAGATAACTACAGAAGAAACAGAAAGAGGAGGACAAGGTAATCTGAGGTGTTGTTAACGTTCTTCTTTCCAGCTTTTATAATGAACCGAAAAGGCCAAAGATTTCCGCTTGGCCATAGTTGCAAAGTTTCTATTGAGCCACATCAATGGCCACATCACCTATCTATTTTCaaccatttttctctttttttttttttttcttcttcttcttcttcttaattttgTAGCTTAATATTACATTTCTTCCAACCTTTCTCCTAtcttttacattttcatctctccactattTTTAACCTTAATGTTACTCTTTCTTTatccatttctctctttttttatttttattttggttctcCTTATCCTcatcctcttactataaatttgatatTCTCTTTTCCATTTTATACTATTATTAGTGAACATTATCACTAATTCTTCAAGCAACGGCAACTTCCCCAAATGAGGCAACCGCTCTAGGTTTATGCACCAAACGAGAACAAGACTTTTCAAAGAGGTCAATTTGGACATCATCCAATTATGAGACAGTGTGGTGCCCTTATAGAAAAAACCAATTGTTAATTTTTCCAAGCATGGAGGTGGCTCTAAGGTATTTACAACTGCTACATCAttctccattcttcttcttcttctttcctcaTCTGTCTTCTCCTCTTTCCCTTCCCCGACCCCATCAAAAAATAGATACAAATTACGAAGGTGGATCTTCTTCTTCAATGCATTCTTGACCTCACCTGAATCTACCACATTATTCAACCCTACTATTCCAAGTTTCCCTTAAATGTGGTTCAAATGTTCTAATTCTCCCAGTTTACATATTTCTTCACCTTTACCACCTACACCTACACTTAATGTTCTAAGAAAGGTTAACCCTCCAATTTCTTTCGgaaatgatttcattttaatATCAACAATACACAATAGAAGGTGtcttaaattaattagtttGCCCATCGCCTAAGGTAATTTCTCAAGTTCCCTACACTCAGTAACATCCAAACTTtgtaaattacataaattacaTATGCTTTCAGGCAATTCTTTTAAATCATTGCAATATAACTTGAGGTATCttaaatgtatcaatttttcCACCTCATTTGGAAGTTTCAAAATGGACTCACCTTTCAAATGTAATGTACGTAGACATCTCAAATGGTCGAATAACTTGGGTTGGATAGTCTTAGAAGAAGACAACAAATTCAAATTGAGAAAGCGTAAATTTTTTGCTT encodes:
- the LOC115991430 gene encoding putative disease resistance protein RGA3, which translates into the protein MADTIVYDLLKQLGSFAAQQSIQEINLIVGVDKEVKKLKDNLGIIQDMLDDAKERQVKQRTEKHWVEQLKNAYYEMDDVLDKWDTTRIKSKIEKADNTPAMNMSICSFFPSPSLCCRHVRNLPLRYDIGHKIKKLNETLNMIAKSIVKYRLC